The Victivallis sp. Marseille-Q1083 DNA window CTCTTTCCCCTCTTCTGGGCCTTCTCCGATTCGGAGAAGGCCCTCTTGCTTTTATACTTTCTGAAATGAATCCGCTATCAGCAGACAATGACATTTCCGACTACGGCATCTCGAGTTCAGCTCATCGCTGAAATCTTGTCGTACCGCCGGTGACGCTCGACAATCACCCGGTATTGAAGTTAGCGCCGGTGTTCCGGAGACTCTCCATCCGTAGCCTGATCCGCGGAGTATTGAAAGCATGGCGCAGGCTGGTGAAGTCCAATAAGCTCTCATCTCCTTTCTTCTGGTGTCCCAGCCGACGCAATAATTTGCCGAAGTAAAGGCGCCGCTTGCAGCAGCAACGATCTGGCGAGTCCGCGATAGTGGTTCAGATAGCTCTTGAGAATTTTCTGCTGCGCCTCCGGACCTGACAGTAGAACTGGTTCTATTCTCTTGTAAATCAAATTGTTCAATATTTCGTCCCGGCAGACCACGCAAGAACCGTTTCTTATGGTCTTGAAATTACTGCTTTATTTATTAGTAAATAAAATTCGGATTGCCATCTTGACAATCATTCAAGCGGCAGTATATTAAATTTGATTTTTAGTAATTGAATCTGGATAAAGTGAGAATGACAAGGCAAACCCAAACAGCAGATATAATTTTTACCGCAGGGCTGTTTTCGTTTTGGCATGTTTCGCAATTCAGGTCTTTCGGGAAGCTTGATAATGTAATTATCAAGCTCTCATTCTTGCAAGCAAGCAAGCAAGCAAGCAAGCAAGCAAGCAAGCAAGCAAGCAAGCAAGCGCAGATTTCGTGCCAGTTTTCTTGTCACGATTTTCTTTGCTCTTTTCAGCGGAACTCCGCTGTGCCCGGCAGGGCATTGTCGTTCTCTGATTTTAATAAAAACAAATATTACCACTATTGTGTCGCAGGAGAAGTTTTTGCCTCTTCTGCGACACTTTATTTTTATACATTGGAACAGTTGCAAACTTCAGCATAACTGCTGAGGAGTGCGGCTGTTTTTTTTGTCTGGTTGACGGTGCTTTTGCTGGGTAAATCCCTAAAAAGCATCGCTTCGCGCTGCCCGGATGCAGGAATTCAGTTATGAGTAATGCAGGACACAATGGTGATGAGATACTGGCAATGCTCTGTCCGTATGAGAATACGCGGTGGATGTATTTCGTCTCCAGACCGCGCTGCGAAAAAAGACTTTACGAAGGGCTTCGAGAACAGGGAATCCCCGCTTATCTTCCGCTATTTGTCAAAACGACGGAATATTCCCATCGGGTTTACAAGCGCCAGGTTCCGATGTTTCCGGGCTATGTTTTTGCTTCCACGCGTTCGCAGGGATTTGATATTCAAAGAATCAACTCTGCATTGCTGAAAGTGAAATTTCTTCCTGAACCGCTGGCGGATATCTTACTCAATGAACTTCGGCTCGTGCGGAAATTTGAAATTCTGGCGCAAGACCACAAACTGGCGGTCAAGCCGGAGATCGTAAAAGATACACCCGTATTGATTCGACGCGGCGCTTTCAAAGGCGATTACGCTATTGTGGAAAAACGCAAAAATACAGAAACCATAATTGTCAATATTCAATCGGTGCAAATGTCGCTGCACATTGAATTGCCTGTCGATTGGTGCGAAGTTGCCGGCAACTGATCGCATTGCGTCAACCATTAGCCGGCTGACACTGAAACGATTATTCGGGAAAGTTTATCCATGAGCAGAAAGTTTGAAATAAAAAAACTCGGTATGGTATTCGAAATGCCTGATAAGAGTAATAAAATTCTTGTCATCGGCTCAGACACCTATCTGGGGGCGCACTTTACGAAGTATTGGCTTGCAGCCGGCTACGAAGTATATGGATGTGGTCGTGCGACTAAGCTTGATGAAAGCTTATCCCGGGCAAAATATTTTACAGGGGATTACTCAACATGGCACTTCCCCATCTGCAACTATGATTGGATTTTACTCTGTCTGGATCCTCGTGACGGCCTGGACCTTCATTTGAAGATACTGGAATCGTTGTGCGATCATTTGGTAAACCAGGGGCTAAAATCCCATCTCTGCTATCCGTCCTCCTTTGCAGTTTGCGAGGGAAATTCCCAAAGACCGCTTGAGGAAAAAGCTTCCTTGACTCCCCACTCTGAATTGGAAATGACGATCGCGGCGGCGGAATTGTATCTGAGGATGCGTTCGTGCCGGGCGGATGGGAAATTATTGACCTATATTCTGCGGATGGGAGAGATTTACGGCGATGAATTCGGCTTTGATGATGCTCCCGGGCTGTTCAATTTCTACTTGCGAAATGCTGTTCGCGGCGATGAACTTCCCATGTATGGGTTAGGGTTGAAACGCAGAACTTTTACCCATATTGCCGACGCATGCAACTTTGCGATTCAATATATGAAACTTGATTTTCCTCCGAATACAATGAATGTTCCCGGTGAAAATATGAGAATCGTTGACTTCTTGATGGCGATTGCCTGTCATTATGAGGTTGAGACTCCTCTGGCAAGCCCTGATGAAAACAATGTCTATTGCAATCGTTTCGCGGGAAACCAGGTTCTCTCCAGAAAACTTGCGACCTCTTTGATCAATTACGAATTAAAGTATGAATTTAAAGCGTGGCTGTCACAACAACCTCGTCCGCCGGCGGTTGCCCTGGGGTAAAAATGATTCTACCGCCTCCAAAATATCCGTATTTCAAGCATCGCGCAGGACTTTCGGGACAGGTTGTCGCTAGATTGGATGATATAACAACAAAAAGCGGGAAAATCGCACCGAACTGTCAGGTGTGAACCGTGATATCAATGGCAGTAAGTAGAAGCTGATTGGTGAACTGCGTTTCATGAAGTCGGGGGAATGGGGGAATGTGCGCGTTCCCCCTGTTGGTTTTAAGTTGTCCGAGACCACCAATCCACTGGTATTACATGACGAAAACAATTATGACTGTATTCAAGCGGTACTGTCATGCAAATCCCCTCAGCCATATACACAGGAACGAATACACGAAAGCAATCTCTCGTACGGCAACAGTTCGTTTATGTCGCAAGAACCGGAAATGCCGTCACAATCCAATTGACCATAACCGGCTTGGATTCTGTATGGTCGCTGCTGGCAATTGAAATTTGATGAAGAAATATCGGATCACCGGCTTTGACGTGAAGCCGGGTGAAGCCTGAAAAGGCGCAGCGAAGCTTGGAATATAGAATGGATGCTTCCATCGGTCAAGCGATGCGCTTTTTGAATAGAAAATTACAGTTTTAAAAAGGGGAAAACAAGATGAAAGCCTGTTTCATGGGCTTGGGTTACATCGGTTTGCCGACAGCGATCATCGCGGCGAAACACGGTGTGGACGTAATTGGAGTGGATATCAATCCGCAAGTGGTGGAATTGACCAACCAGGGCATCATTCATATTGTCGAGCCCGGTTTGCAGGAATTGTGCCGGGAAGTGGTGAAAGCCGGGAAGCTGAAAGCAGCGACGGCGCCGGAAATCAGTGATGCCTATTTCATCGTGGTGCCGACGCCATTCAAGGGCAACCATGAACCGGATATATCCTATGTCGAAAACGCCACCCGCATGGTGCTGCCGCTGCTGAAAGCAGGCGATTTGTTCGTCATCGAATCGACTTCTCCGGTCGGGACGACCGACAAGATGCGCAACCTGATTTTTTCGGAACGTCCGGAGTTGGAGGCTCGAATCCATATCGCCTATTGTCCGGAACGGGTCCTGCCCGGCAACGTCATCTATGAGCTGGTGCACAACGACCGGGTGATCGGCGGCGTCAATCCGGAATCGACCGAAAAGGCGATTGAATTTTATGCGCAATTCGTCCAGGGCAAACTGCACCGGACCAATGCCAAAACTGCCGAAATGTGCAAATTGACGGAAAACTCCTCGCGCGATGTGCAAATCGCCTTCGCCAATGAATTGTCGCTGATCTGCGATAAGGCCGGCATCAACGTCTGGGAATTGATCGAACTGGCCAACAAACATCCGCGCGTCAATATTCTGCAGCCCGGTTGCGGCGTCGGCGGTCACTGTATTGCGGTCGATCCCTATTTTCTGACGGCGGAATTTCCGATTGAGTCGCAACTGATCGCCAAGGCACGGGAGTTGAACAATTACAAGGCATTCTGGTGCGCCGAAAAAGTTCACAATGAAATGTTGAAATTCGAATTGAAATACGACCGTCCGCCGGTGGTGGCGATGATGGGGCTGGCCTTTAAGCCGAACATCGACGATTTGCGGGAAGCCCCGGCCAAATATATCACCACCAAAGTGATGCAGGGCTGCAATAACGCGGAGCTGTTGATCGTCGAACCGAACGTGGCTGAACATAAGGTGTTCAAATTAACCGACTACCGTGAAGCATTCGAACGGGCGGATATCGTCGTCTACCTGGTGGCGCACAACGAATTCAAGAGCCTGCCGCCCACCGCGGAAGACAAAGTAATTTTGGATTTCTGCGGAGTGTTCAAAAAATAAGATGAAAAAGGTGATGCTGGTCTTC harbors:
- a CDS encoding transcription termination/antitermination NusG family protein; translation: MSNAGHNGDEILAMLCPYENTRWMYFVSRPRCEKRLYEGLREQGIPAYLPLFVKTTEYSHRVYKRQVPMFPGYVFASTRSQGFDIQRINSALLKVKFLPEPLADILLNELRLVRKFEILAQDHKLAVKPEIVKDTPVLIRRGAFKGDYAIVEKRKNTETIIVNIQSVQMSLHIELPVDWCEVAGN
- a CDS encoding NAD(P)-dependent oxidoreductase; translated protein: MSRKFEIKKLGMVFEMPDKSNKILVIGSDTYLGAHFTKYWLAAGYEVYGCGRATKLDESLSRAKYFTGDYSTWHFPICNYDWILLCLDPRDGLDLHLKILESLCDHLVNQGLKSHLCYPSSFAVCEGNSQRPLEEKASLTPHSELEMTIAAAELYLRMRSCRADGKLLTYILRMGEIYGDEFGFDDAPGLFNFYLRNAVRGDELPMYGLGLKRRTFTHIADACNFAIQYMKLDFPPNTMNVPGENMRIVDFLMAIACHYEVETPLASPDENNVYCNRFAGNQVLSRKLATSLINYELKYEFKAWLSQQPRPPAVALG
- the wecC gene encoding UDP-N-acetyl-D-mannosamine dehydrogenase yields the protein MKACFMGLGYIGLPTAIIAAKHGVDVIGVDINPQVVELTNQGIIHIVEPGLQELCREVVKAGKLKAATAPEISDAYFIVVPTPFKGNHEPDISYVENATRMVLPLLKAGDLFVIESTSPVGTTDKMRNLIFSERPELEARIHIAYCPERVLPGNVIYELVHNDRVIGGVNPESTEKAIEFYAQFVQGKLHRTNAKTAEMCKLTENSSRDVQIAFANELSLICDKAGINVWELIELANKHPRVNILQPGCGVGGHCIAVDPYFLTAEFPIESQLIAKARELNNYKAFWCAEKVHNEMLKFELKYDRPPVVAMMGLAFKPNIDDLREAPAKYITTKVMQGCNNAELLIVEPNVAEHKVFKLTDYREAFERADIVVYLVAHNEFKSLPPTAEDKVILDFCGVFKK